In the genome of Drosophila yakuba strain Tai18E2 chromosome 3R, Prin_Dyak_Tai18E2_2.1, whole genome shotgun sequence, one region contains:
- the LOC26536326 gene encoding cecropin-B isoform X1, which yields MNFRHIFGFVLIILAINLQQSQASWLRDRASDLKKKTEQTFKYIKNAALEVIEVGQKAADVAATARGQKK from the exons ATGAACTTTAGAcacatttttggttttgtgctCATCATCCTGGCAATCAACTTGCAGCAGTCGCAAGCCAGTTGGCTGAGGGACAGGGCCTCAGACTTG AAGAAGAAAACCGAGCAGACTTTTAAGTACATCAAAAACGCGGCACTGGAGGTCATTGAAGTCGGCCAAAAAGCCGCGgatgttgctgccactgccaggGGACAAAAGAAGTAG
- the LOC6538865 gene encoding cecropin-A1, with protein MNFYKIFVFVALILAITIGQSEAGWLKKIGKKIERVGQHTRDATIQGLGIAQQAANVAATARG; from the exons ATGAACTTCTACAAGATCTTCGTTTTCGTCGCTCTTATTCTGGCTATAACTATTGGACAATCCGAAGCTGGTTGGCTGAAGAAAATTGGCAAGAAAATT GAACGAGTTGGTCAACACACTCGGGATGCCACAATCCAGGGACTGGGAATCGCTCAACAGGCCGCCAATGTTGCAGCCACAGCTCGAGGTTAA
- the LOC26536326 gene encoding cecropin-B isoform X2 produces MNFRHIFGFVLIILAINLQQSQASWLRDRASDLKKTEQTFKYIKNAALEVIEVGQKAADVAATARGQKK; encoded by the exons ATGAACTTTAGAcacatttttggttttgtgctCATCATCCTGGCAATCAACTTGCAGCAGTCGCAAGCCAGTTGGCTGAGGGACAGGGCCTCAGACTTG AAGAAAACCGAGCAGACTTTTAAGTACATCAAAAACGCGGCACTGGAGGTCATTGAAGTCGGCCAAAAAGCCGCGgatgttgctgccactgccaggGGACAAAAGAAGTAG
- the LOC6538864 gene encoding cecropin-A2 translates to MNFHKIFVFVALILAIAIGQSEAGWLKKIGKKIERVGQHTRDATIQGLGIAQQAANVAATARG, encoded by the exons ATGAACTTCCACAAGATCTTCGTTTTCGTCGCCCTCATTCTGGCCATCGCCATTGGACAATCCGAAGCTGGTTGGCTGAAGAAAATTGGCAAGAAAATT GAACGAGTTGGCCAGCACACTCGGGATGCCACAATCCAGGGTCTGGGAATCGCTCAACAGGCCGCCAATGTTGCAGCCACAGCTCGAGGTTGA
- the LOC6538863 gene encoding andropin — protein MKYFSVLVVLTLILAISVGQSNAIFVDVLDNVETALHNAAKAGFKLIKPIEKLIMPK, from the exons ATGAAATACTTTTCGGTCCTTGTCGTCCTGACCCTCATTTTGGCCATCAGCGTGGGTCAATCGAATGCTATCTTTGTTGATGTCCTTGACAACGTG GAAACTGCTCTTCACAACGCTGCTAAAGCGggctttaaattaataaagcCCATAGAAAAACTGATTATGCCGAAATAA
- the LOC6538866 gene encoding cecropin-B, whose amino-acid sequence MNFNKIFVFVALILAISLGSSEAGWLRKLGKKIERIGQHTRDATIQVLGIAQQAANVAATARG is encoded by the exons ATGAACTTCAACAAGATCTTCGTCTTCGTGGCTCTCATCTTGGCCATCAGCCTGGGAAGTTCGGAGGCTGGTTGGCTCAGGAAGCTGGGAAAGAAAATC GAGCGCATTGGCCAACATACTCGTGATGCCACAATCCAGGTCCTGGGAATCGCCCAACAAGCCGCCAATGTGGCAGCCACCGCTCGAGGTTGA